One genomic window of Cyanobacteriota bacterium includes the following:
- a CDS encoding protein kinase, which produces MANPVLVNRYEIRRQLGQKPGKRTLLAIDLKTQTPVVIKVMALGEAVGRDDIRLFEREASTLQMLSHPSIPAYLDHFELTLKSGRGFALVQTYIQGKSLQACMQEQISFSEENVKQIARLLLDILVYLHRQQPPVIHRDIKPSNVLLTLEANQIIQQVYLIDLARCKFLANDRTVPLRS; this is translated from the coding sequence ATGGCAAATCCAGTTCTGGTCAATCGCTATGAAATTCGACGACAACTAGGTCAAAAACCTGGTAAACGCACATTGCTGGCGATCGACTTAAAGACGCAAACACCGGTTGTCATTAAAGTGATGGCTCTGGGGGAAGCCGTCGGCCGGGATGACATTCGCCTGTTTGAGCGAGAGGCATCTACCTTACAGATGCTTTCCCATCCATCAATTCCTGCATATCTAGACCATTTTGAGCTAACGCTGAAGAGTGGCCGAGGGTTTGCTTTGGTTCAAACCTATATTCAAGGCAAGTCTCTACAGGCTTGTATGCAAGAGCAGATTAGCTTCAGTGAAGAGAATGTCAAGCAAATTGCCCGATTGCTGTTGGATATTCTAGTGTACCTACATCGCCAACAACCGCCTGTGATTCATCGTGACATCAAACCTAGTAATGTGTTGTTGACTCTAGAGGCTAACCAAATTATTCAACAGGTCTATCTAATTGATTTGGCTCGGTGCAAATTTTTAGCGAACGATCGGACAGTTCCTTTACGGTCGTAG